AAGGTGTACACCGCTCTCATTGAGAAGGGCGTCCCCGAAGAGCTCTTTGAAGCAGGTCGCAAAGGTCTTGGGGGAAAGAAGACGATTGTGTTCCAGACCACCGCCGAGCAGGACAACGACAAGCGCGAGTAGATGCATAGCAGCAGCCTACGCAAATATTCTTGCGCATGGGCCATTTTGTAGGTATGCAAGTGTGTACGGCCGAAATCCGCGCCCGTTTGTGTTGTGCGACGATGACGACTATGGACCCTGTCACGTTTGAAATCCAGAACTTGTACTATCAGAACGCATACAAGGGCTGTATTTCCTCTGCGCTTAAGCATGCGCCCAATGGAGTCCAGGACGAGACGAGCCTAGTTCGCCTCGTCtatgcggcgcgcgctgcgataAGCCTCGGCGATCTGCAAGGCGCACGGCAGTACCTTGGCGACGATTCGGAATATCCTATGGCCATGTCTGTGCTTCTCTATGCCGATTTTCTTGAGGCACAGAACCGTGGTGATAACAAAGAGGCGCTGGGCATTTTGGAGCAGCTGGAGTCCCTTCTGGATGTCGCGGAGCctggcgagcttgccgcagAGGTAGTGCGGTACCACATTGGCCTAGCTTTGTTTGCAAACGACGAGACAGAAAAGGCGCTTGAAGTGCTTGGTGTGGCCAATGCAGGGACGAGCCGCGAGCTAGAATGTGTGGCTTTGGGCGTGCACATCTTGCTTGCCATTCATCGCGTCGATCTTGCCGAGAAAGAGTatcttgccgcgcgccagTGGGGAGACGATCTCCTTCTTGTTCAGTTCATGGAAGCATGGATAGGACTCGTACGCGGTgggcgcgcgacgcagcaaGCGTACTATGTATACGATGAGCTCAGCCAGAGCTCCGCCGTTGCGCACTCTGCCAATACAGTTCCGACCATGCTTGGCAAGGCAGTGGCACAAGCGGCACTGGGCGAGCCACGCCAGGCATTGACGGAGCTCCGCGAGGCAGCCGAGCTGGACCAGGAGAACACGACGCTTACGTGCGATCAAGCTGCCATTGctgcgctctgcagcgaTACGACGCAAGAGGAGCGTACTGCGTTTGCAGATCAAATGAAGCTCGCTGCTCCCTACTCGGAACTTGCGCAGAATTGGGCCGCGAAGGAGCtggagctggacgaggcaATTGCTTCATTCGCATGAAGTGTACATGCGTACGGCCTTGCGAGTAGGATGTAGAGATGCAATAGGCTGCTGCAAAAATCTGGATATTATTCGTACTAGTGCAGCACGTTATTATCAATGCATGTGCACATCTGCACTGCTGAATATAAAGTCATCTAGTCAAGTCTACTTCATCTTGTCGAGTTCGTGGAGCGCGATTTCAAACGCAAGGAATGTAGCGCCGTTTGCAAATGGTGCCCTGATCAGCGTTGGGGTAAGACCGCGGAAAAAGCCATTCACCCCAGAGGTGTTGTAAATTGCGCGGATTACGTCCACCGAGTTACGGTATCTGCGCTGAGAAGGAACAAGTGCGTCGGTTTGCATGTACGACTTGATAACATCAATAGGGTACACCATGATCCACAACACAAATccggcagcagcgccggcaAGGAGTGGCGTGCTGTGCGGAAGCTGCGAGCGGTGCTCAACGCCGTCGGCCTTCATTTTACGTTGTATGATGTAATCATACGTAAGAAACTAGTGTAAGTAGAGGTATCAAGCACGTACATAGATGCCCATACCGTGTGCCTCACGAAATAGGGTGGGAAAAAAGCCGCGGTATACGCCTGCAATACCACCTTTCGCACAGACCTGCTTCAAACAGGCAAACGGCCCGCGGTACACGTTATTCGTCTGCGTCTGTAGACGAATACGGACTTGCTCGATCGGGCTAGCCAGTACACTGTTTGCAATACCTGCCGCAGCACCCGACATGTAAAGCTGTAGGGAGGAAagatgtgcagcgctttttccgcgcTGCTCAGTGTTGCGCGCATGAAAAAAGCGTTTGCAATGCTGTGCAACACCAAACTGGATCGAAACACATGCACCAACGCCAAGCAACGGCAAAGTGGTACCCTTGTAAAAGGCAAGCGGGCCCTCTGTCTTGACAATGCTCGATATGCAACCCAGGACACCTATTGTAAGCGACGCATTGTACGTACCAGAATATGTGCCGGGCGGCGCCGTTTGCATGCGCACCTTGATGATATCAAACGGCTGACCAACAAATACTTGGGTAATGCCACCAGACGTGCCTCAGAGTCAAATACGATTTCTTTTACTTACCTGCAAGCACGTCCTTGCCCCAGTCCGGAATCGCCATGTCCTAAGCCAAGATGCGAACGCAGTGCCGGAAAAAAGTGGAGCTATTTGATTGGACTACTAACGACCGCTGGCAGTAGGGCTTGGATGCGCCGGACATAGGCGCGAAGTGAGGGCGAGCGCTGGATCGTGCCGTGCAATGGTCCGTGCACATCCAAGGAATCGGCAGGGATATGCAGAATGGAGTAAAGCGCTGCGAATAGCAAGCAGTCGAGCGAAGTcgcatgtcgcgcgccaagcatcCATCCTTCGCCAGACTGGGCGTCTACATCGACAGCAAGGCGTGTAGCGACCGATTGCAGTGCGTCCATTGCCTGCAAAAGAATTCTGTCCTGATCAACTCTTCTTGTAGCTGATGGCACATCTGGTGCGCCGGGATCTGGCGCCGCATGCTGGGACGTTCCGCCGACAATCCCGTGAAAATCAATCGTGTACCCAGGCGCCACGGACAATGGGTTCCGGGGATCGGCAGAACAATCGCTGCCAtacacggcgcgcaagctggagGGGGACGCACCTGCAGAGGAAAGGGTCTCAACACGcccaagcgcaagctgctcaaaTGTGACTTCACCAGGCAATGCATTCCCAAGCAGAGTACGCAGCATGGGTTTCTTTTCAGGCTGCCCTGCAAATACTCCTGCACGAAGACAAAGCAAAAGCGCGCCCGCCATGAGACGCCCCGAAAGCAGGTTGTGCCATACAAGGCTCTCCGCCTCGGCAGCCTTGTCTGGCCAAATAGTATCCTCCTCATCAAGCTCCAGTCGCGCATGCGGGTAGTAGTTATCTAGATAATGCATCAGCTCTGATTCGGGGATCAGCTCTGCCGCTTCAGGCGAGCTGTGCGACGATGCGTCAAATGGCAGTTGCAAAAAAGGCATGCTCCCACTCGGTGCCCAGTAGGGATCCTGTAGTGGGACACATTTACACGGAGCACCACGCACGTAAAACTCAATTTGCCAACGCAAAGACACCGGGTCCATGCTAGCCCACTCGCCAGGCCGCGTTGGCGCAATGTACAATACAAGTTGTTTCGGTTCCACGTAGTCATCATAAGACTGTGCAAAAGGCCATACATGCAGCGGAAACTTGGTGAAAATGCGCTTTACTACTTCGGGCATAGGCACCAATCCTCGTGCGCCCATTGCTTCTGGCACAGTGCCAGGCTCCGTCTCTGTGTGGGACATGAGCAAAGACAGCGGCAAATGTGGAGGCGTGCGAACGCGCGATTTGTGGAGGCTATTTCTGCCTGCGATGGTACGGAGAGCGCGCAAGAATACTGACGTCAGTCGCTCCAGTATGTGGAAGAGTTTTCCTCGCCTTCCGGTAAGTTCACCATTCTGGCTTATGATAGTGGAAAATGAAGCCGTTTGGCAAGTAGTTTGGACGGAACATGGCGCGATCGCAGGGCGCTCGACAGGCGGCATCGATTTTTTGTATGTGCATGCTTGTACACTGACTCCAGGAATGCTACGACTGGTAATTTCACAGCGCAGTACAGGGGGGAAGACACACCCCACACGCTTGGAGTTGTGTCGCTTACTGTCGCAGAGGACGGCGCGATACTGAGCAGCAGCATGGATGGAAGCGTGGCGCGTTGGTCGTGCTCCGCTACAGGGCTTCACATGGATGCGAAAGCAGCCTCGCTACAGAATGTACTGATCGATGGCTCTCCGTACAATGTTAATGTATGGGTCTCAGCTATTCATCCAAAGGGGCACGAatttgcagcagcaggtGCGGACTTGTCGCCGGCTATATTTAGTGCAGCACCGAATGCATTTGGCAATGCTTTGGGCAGGTTTAGCATGGAAGATAAAGCAACTGGATCTCACGCTCTTTCGCTCGCATATGTACGTCTTACCAGATCACTAACGCAGAACCACGACGGATCCGTGCTGGCTATGGGAACAAACACGGGCGATGTGTGTATTGCGCACTGCTTATCCTAGGTTTTCCTCTTTGATACCGCTTCGCGTGAGCAAATTGCAGTGATTTTTGGTACGCGGCACACAGACGCTCATAATAGACCATGCACTACCCGTGCGTGCACTCCATTTCAGCGCCCCAGGCTCGATGTTTGCGGACCATTTGTTTGTTGGGTCTGACGATGGGACGACATCGATGCACGATGTATCGATGCTGCGTAATATGCATACAACAAGCTTCGTCACCCTTTTGCAGGCGAACCACGGCTGGATCCTGGATGCGAAGGCGAGCGCCGATGGCGGCATCGTTGCGACGACTTCTTCTGATGGTGTACTGCAGCTCTACAGTCTTGCTACAATGCCGATTGAAAGCGTAGCTACAATGACACAGCCTAGCCCGATATGGTGCCTAGGTTGGAAGCCGCAACAGGGCGTGAGTGAGGAGCAGGACGCGCTGTCTATGCAAATGCTCCCACAAGGTGCGGATATCATAGTCGGTGATGAGGACGGATGCTTGCGGCGCTATCGAAATGCAGGCACAAGCAGCTCCATGGACGCGTAGTGTAGTGTTGTAATGTGGGAACCGAGACCACGTCGCTGCGATGCAATGCACATCTGTTAGGCATTCACGCATTGTTCAGCCGCtcacggcgctgccgcatgAACTCTTGCTTGCACCGTCGGCTATGGGTCAGTGATGCCCCCCCAACGCACTAAATCAGAAATTCGTTATGGCACATGGTCTTGTCGTGACCATTCCGTTCGAGACACTTCATGGACTGCATCGCTGCCTGCTTGCATGGGTCTATAAACTTAGTCGCAACTTTGTCCACGGACGGATCCATACTCATATCGGGGTTTTGCGCGCTTAAGTCAATGCCCTGCAATCCCATGGCGGCGTAGGGACAAGGCGAGTAGCGCTGCATCAAAGATCGGGCGCGTCGATCGGGTGTGGAGAAACCTAGTAACCTGCCTGTGCTTCTGTGCACCATGCCGGGGATTCAAATCGCGATTGGTGTGTTGGCACGATATGCAACTGACTGTACAGACCGCGGTGGTACATTTACGGACTGCTATGCCAGGATTCCAAGCAACTGTGCGGACGAGCAGCCGCGTGATGTCGTGGTGAAACTCTTGTCGCGCGACCCCTCCAACTACCAAGATGCACCCACCGAAGGTATTCGGCGCATTATGGAAATAGCTACTGAGAAGAGCATACCTCGGACAGAGAAAATGAACACACTTGATATTGGTGCGTTTTTACGCCGCTGACCCTAGAGTATATTCGTCTATCCACGACTGTCGCAACAAATGCATTGTTGGAGCGAGATGGAGAGCGGCATGCCCTTATTACCACCCAGGGTTATCGCGACATTATCCGCATCGGAAATCAATCCCGCCCAAAGATATTTGACCTGGCCATCCGCAAGCCGGATGTGTTGTACGACAAGGTCGTAGAAGTCGACGAGCGTGTCACAGTCGTTGGCTACGCCTCTGCtccaaatgcgcgcgaaagcGCGGTGCAGTTTTCCTCTGCGGCACGGGATGCATCCATTGCAAAAGCGTACAGTGGAAAAGATAGGCCGCCTTCTGCGGGCGAGCCAGGCGGCCCATATATTGCGCCAGAGATTGTGCAAGGTGTCTCGGGcgaagcgctcgccatTCTTAAACGACCCGACGAGGCCAAGGTGCGTGCCGATTTGCAGGCGCTGTATGACGAGGGCTATCGCAGTCTGGCAATTGTATTCATGTTCAGCTACACATATTCCGACCATGAGCTACTGGTGAAAaacattgcgcgcgaacTTGGATTCCCCAGTGTCAGTTGCAGCACCGAGTTGATGCCCATGGTCAAAATGGTCCCTCGCGCTACCTCCGCTACGGCAGATGCGTACCTTACGCCCGTACTTCAGGCATATATTGCTGGCTTCTTTGCAGGATTTGACCCTTCTTTGCGCAACGGCTCAGCGGGAACGCGCGTCGAGTTTATGATGTCCGACGGTGGACTCACATCCGTGGAGCACTTTAGTGGCCTTAAATCAATTATTAGCGGCCCAGCAGGTGGAGTCGTTGGCATGGCGCTCACCACGTTTGATGTGCAGGATAACAGACCGTGTATCGGCTTTGATATGGGCGGGACTAGCACGGACATTTCACGATACGCTGGGCGCTTTGAACAGGTCTTGGAGACGACCATTGACGGCGTTACGATTCAAAGTCCACAACTCGACGTTAACACAGTTGCCTCTGgcggctcgtcgcgccTCTTTTTTAAAAACGGTCTTTTTGTCGTGGGTCCCGAGTCAGCCTCGGCCCATCCTGGCCCTGCTTGTTACAGAAAAAAAGGACCATTGACCATCACCGACGCGAACCTCGTCGTGGGGCACCTTGCCGTGGATATGTTTCCCAAGATATTTGGGCCTGCTGAGAACGAGGGCCTGGACGTGGAGGCATCCATTCGCGGATTtgaagcgcttgcacagcagATTCACCACGAGACTGGACGCAAAATGAGTGTCGACGAGATTGCAAATGGATTTATCCGTGTCGCGAACGAAGTCATGACGCGGCCAATCCGCGCACTTACACAGGCACGCGGCTACTCCACGTCAAAACATGTGCTTGCCAGCTTTGGTGGTGCAGGTGGCcagcatgcttgcgcaattgcgcgagcgcttggcATAAAGActgtgcttgtgcatgcTTATTCGTCCATTTTGTCCGCCTACGGTATGGCGCTCGCGGACCGTGTCTATGAGGCACAGCAGCCTTGTAATGAGACGTGGGAATACAATGAAAGTGCTGCTCATAGCGATTTGTCTAGTACCTCTGCGCTGGGGCGGATCCGTATGCGTGTTGCGGAGCTCACCGACAAGGTCGTGGCGGAATTGAACACGCGTCAAGGATTTCCACTGGACAGGATTCACACGGATGTACTTTTGCATCTTCGATACGACGGCACCGACACAGCGTTGATGATGCACAAGCCAGCTGATTCGTGGGATATGGAGCAGGTGTTTACGGATACCTACCGCCGCGAGTTTGGATTTGTTTTACACGGACGGCCAATCATTGTAGATGATGTGCGTGTAAAGGCCATTGGTCGCACATTCGGATCACTGCGACCGACTGCACTGCACGAatatgcggcgcatcttgcCGAGTGCAAGCAACGCAGCGAGGCGCCTTTTACCAACGCTAGAGTGCTGGaaagtgcgccgcaacggCTAGTGTATTTCGATGGGCTCGGTCGCGTTCCTACACCGATTGTTTGCCTGCGCGATATTGATATCTTTGAGCAAGTGTGTGGGCCTGCGGTCCTCATTGATGAGACACAGACAATTCTGGTCGAGCCAGATtgcgaggcgcgcatgATGAGCGACGCGGTGTTGATCGATATCTTGTACAATGACCGCTAACTTGTACTAGCTTATTTTTTGCTGTATCCTTTTGTATTCTGCCTAAATCGAGACTCATCTTTAAACTTAATCAGGCGAATGGGGCATGCCAAAAGTATGGCTACACAACGAATGTGCAtctcgcgctgtgctccaTGTGGGGAGCGCTCTGCTTTTCTCCACATGTCCAGATTGGCTGTCGTACAAGCGCACAAACATGCGCTGGTAGAACACGCATGTAGCGCGAAGGATGTATCCTACTGCCCATATAGGTACGACCTGCAAATGCTTATCGCAGCAAATTTCGTGTAGGCGCAGCACTGTTACTGGATCATGGATCGTATGTGATTGGGGCGAATGTAGAGAATGCTTCGTACGGCACGTATCCCATTTGCGCCTGACCACAGGATGTGCTATTTGTGCTGAGCGCTCTGCCGTGGCAAAATACGTGACCAATGCACAGCTTCGTAAACGCAAAATTATAGCCATCGCAATCacgagcgatgcaagcCAAAAATGCCCGCCGTGTGGCATTTGCCGCCAAGTGCTCCGCGAATTCTGCGACCCAGACGTCATCTTTCTCCTCGCAGCAAATACATACCAGCCTGCAGCCAAACTGATGGCCAACCCCACGACATTGGCGCAGCTGGAAGAGCCTAATCTGAGCGTCACAAccatgcagcagctcctTCCCTATAGTTTTGGACCCGAGTCCCTTGCGCTATAACACTTGCGAGTTGAGTGAATTTATATTTTGAAAGGGTATCTGTTATATAGCGCGCTTAATTGCCGGTGATGTAGTAGTGCAAGCGGCGGTGTGCAAGTTTCGCATAGGCAGGgaaactgcgcgcggcgacaATGAGACAGATAAAAATAAGAGTATACACCGTTACTGTAATCAGCAACCCGCCATCAACTTACCCAAAAACACGAACTCCCATGGCTCCATGATATTGGTGCCCAGGACAGCGCTAAGGATGCGAAAAAAGCGCCAAATTCCGTCCGAGAACGGTGAAAGGATGGAGCAGCtggaggcgcgcgcgggaGGAGTTATCCAGTACACGGAATCTTCATCACTGAACAAATTGTTCGAAAGATCCTGGGCATTTGGCACGCCTTTGCGTTGCCGAAGAGACGACGTGGATCGCACTGCGCTCATGCCTACAGTAAACGACAAGGCGTGCGTTGGGCAAGAACGGCCGAAGAGCACGTGACATTGCCTcttcgcgctgctcgtcgttTGTGCATCTTTACCATGGCATCCAACGGCGGAagtgcgcgccgtgttCTGCGGTCGCTCGACCATATGTGGATGGGCACAAATGGAAAGTTTATGCGCAAACTGCGACCAACTCGTGCTCAGTCAGAGCCGGCATTTGTACAGCCGAATGACCGCATCCAATTTTGGAACATTGTGCCAGGGGATGTGGTAAAactgcgcagcggtgctGTGGGCCATGACGAGGAAGGGCGGTCCATACGTGGTGAAGGAATCGTGTCATCTATTGACCGGATGACCAATCGCCTGTGGCTACGTGATCCAAACGTGCGTACTGACAACTCCATTGACCACAGGAAGAGACAAACTTGGCGCCTAAAAATGTCAAGCACGTAGTCCCTCGTCTCGTTGATCCCGAAAAAGGCGAGGATAAGGGGTTTTCGGGGAATATAACGTTTGTGCCGCGACCTGTGCACTATTCCAAGGTGATGCTCAAAGTGCCCAACACGGAGTATGTATTTTTTTTGCACACACTGACCTTAGGACATATGCGTCGCGGATTGAGCGTTCCAAGCCGTTCTgggacaagcgcaagaacaTGTTTTGTTGGAAACGGTTTGCGGTCGTAAAGACGACCGACaaggaagcgctgcgcgcgggcgAAATCGTGCAGCGGATCGAGGTACCCTGGCCGAAACATCCCGAGAAACGACGGCCATTTAACGAGACCATGGCGGACGCTCAGCTCGTTGAGACAGAGACGTGGATTCCATGGGTCCCTGAAGACCCTGTGCTTTTGCCGGCTAATAAGCCGTGGACTACAGTCGCCAACGTGGAGGCTGCagaagagcagcgcgtacAATGGGCGTCGCAAAATGCACAAAAAGCATCGGGGGATAACGATACACTCGCGACGCCTCTGGGTGCAAAGAGCTATGGCGGTTTTGCTACACGCAAGTCTGTACGCCCTCCGCCGATTGCGCAACCTCCGCGCGCCTCTGAGCTTCACGATACGGAAAAGAACCGCCTCATGGATTTCGCCACAAACGAGGAAATCCAAGCGCATGTAGAGCAGGGCGGCCAAGCATTTGCCGCGAGCGATTACCTTACCATTGCCCCGCTTGTCGGCCCAGCAAGTGGCGGCGATTGGAGTGCCCTCGACGACACACCAGCGCGTGGCCAGCGCGATGATCGCGGTCAGCTCGTCAAGCGACCAAGCAAGCGCGAAGTGGATGCGATGCCGTTGGAGCTGCTTATGAAAGACGATCTTTCCAACGATCGCGGCCTGAAatggcgcatgcgccgctggaaaGCGAAGCAGGTGGAACTGAAGGAGCAGCAGGCTACGAATGAAAAGAACGACAAAGCGCTATTGCGTGAGTTAGATGCCCTTGCGTAGTCCTCTACAACTGGGCGTCCCTATCCCCAAAAAGACTACAGTCAATAGGAAATGACACATACCTTTCATATGCGGACCCGATATCGCCGAGTAGATCATCAGCAAGCATGCTGCGGCCAAGGCGTGTAAAGCCAAGGTGCGAAGCAGTGCGTGCAATACTCGATGCGCCAaacgctgcaagcgctgggAGACGCTCGGACGAAATACGCTCGCCCTCGGGCAGTTCATCGCGCGTTTCTTCGTATCGCTTCGCCCACGCAAGAAACGTCCCAAGGGATCCGCTCAATAAATCGCCCTGCCCACCACAGCGCTTGAGCCCGCCTTGAATGTCTGAAACGAGGAGTTCGTCGGCTGTGGCAATACGGTCGACCGGTCCCTTTTCCAAGATTGTCGCACCGCCGAGCGCTTGACTGAGCTTCTGTGCCGCGGTGTCCTGATCCGTTTGATCAATGTTCTGTGGTAAGTAGTGCATGTAACGTACCAAAGActtgcacaagcgcgcgaacTCGACCACATTAGGCGTCAGCACTGCGCGTCGGTAGCCCTGGATCACCTCAGGTGCATTTTGCAGTAACCACAAACCATCGGCATCGATAACAACATAAATGTtctcttcgcgcgcaacTTCAATAGCAATTCGCGCCAGGTTCTGCATCCCAGGATCGCGCCCGAGGCCCGGCCCGATTACGAGGCTGTGCAAACGAGCAAACAAGGAGCGAAACATTGACCGCACATCTTCCGGAGCCATGTCGCAGTCCATAACTGGTTGCACAATCAAGTCTGGTGAATAGGACTTGATCGGCAGCGCAGCCTCAGGTGCACAAAAAGTGAGGGTCATATCGCACCCCAGCCGCATACTTGACATGGATGCGTAGAAAGGCGCCCCCGTGTAATCGCGTGATCCCCCAATCACTCCGACGCGCCCAGCCTGGCCTTTGTGGTACTCTGGCTTAAGCCGGGGGATGATCGCCTTGACATGCTGCAATATTGTTCGACCACACATGGAGACAGTGAAACGACGTCCGAGCGCTTGCTGAGTCAGAACGGTTTCGGGCGTTGCCGCACGGTTCCACTTTCCTCCATGTCGGCCACTTTAAAAGATTATTTGTTTAGCCCGCGCAATGGGTTCGATGCAAAATCGCTTGCTATTCAGCTGCCAGCATCTTCCAACCGTCCGGCAGAAATCAGCTACGAACAGCTCCAGTCGCTTATCCGgcagctggagcagcaATTGGCGTCGCTCCAATTGCCGAAAGGCGCCGTTGTCAGCAGCAGCCTGGTTAACAATGCCGAGTTTGTCACCTTGTTTCTGGccactgcgcagcaaggtttcattgcagcgccgctcaaCCCGAACTACAAGGAGGCTGAGGTAGAGTTTTACCTGGACGACACCAAGTCCCAGTTGCTTGTGGTGCCTGTCGGGACATTGCAAGGCAAGGGTGCCTCTGAAGGCGCtcttgccgccgctgcagctgcgaaGAAGCTCGGTGTTCGTACAGTCGAGGTTGTGCTGGACGTGGAGCGTATGCAGATCAAGCTGTGTGATACGAACGGTGATTTGCCAAAAGGCACACCGCAAAGCTCAGTACCTGACGACGTTGCACTAGTGCTGCACACATCTGGTACCACAGGACGCCCCAAGGCAGTACCACTTACACAAAAGAATCTTTGCGCCACGATGCACAACATCCAGGACTCGTACGCACTCACACAGAAAGACAAGACATTTTTGGTGATGCCGCTTTTTCATGTGCATGGGCTTGTCTGTGGCCTGCTGTCGTCCCTTCATGCCGGTGGTGCGGTGGTAATTCCACCACGGTTCAGTGCGGCTAGCTTCTGGAATGAGTTTGTGGACACGCATGCGAATTGGTACACGGCTGTGCCGACGATTCACCAGATTCTGCTTTCCACGCCAAAGCCAGACCCCatgccgacgctgcggtTTATTCGCTCTTGTTCGAGCTCACTCTCTCCGTCGACTTTCCATGCATTGGAAGACGCGTTTGGTACGCCGGT
This is a stretch of genomic DNA from Malassezia vespertilionis chromosome 1, complete sequence. It encodes these proteins:
- a CDS encoding oxalate--CoA ligase (EggNog:ENOG503NVCQ; COG:I), producing MSATLKDYLFSPRNGFDAKSLAIQLPASSNRPAEISYEQLQSLIRQLEQQLASLQLPKGAVVSSSLVNNAEFVTLFLATAQQGFIAAPLNPNYKEAEVEFYLDDTKSQLLVVPVGTLQGKGASEGALAAAAAAKKLGVRTVEVVLDVERMQIKLCDTNGDLPKGTPQSSVPDDVALVLHTSGTTGRPKAVPLTQKNLCATMHNIQDSYALTQKDKTFLVMPLFHVHGLVCGLLSSLHAGGAVVIPPRFSAASFWNEFVDTHANWYTAVPTIHQILLSTPKPDPMPTLRFIRSCSSSLSPSTFHALEDAFGTPVLEAYAMTEAAHQMTTNFLPPGKRKPGTVGLGAGVEVKILDDHGVELPVGENGEVCVRGPNVTKGYLNNEKANRDSFFRTAYNNCPPESDGFLRTGDQGRKDEDDNLVLTGRIKELINRSGEKISPLEIDSAMLMISGIQEAVSFAIPDEMYGEKVGAVVVPEHGADVNQKSIQDALSDKLIKFKIPEKIWITDAIPKTATGKIQRRNVAKAFVDP